A single Haloglycomyces albus DSM 45210 DNA region contains:
- the cutA gene encoding divalent cation tolerance protein CutA, with protein sequence MIQISEVLIIGPKVALAELGTILVEERLAASCHLPTEVDSLYWWEGTIQRNNEVRLTLHTRTALVDLIAQRTRQVHPYELPSVTHYELHTTDNKYRQWIAESTKEF encoded by the coding sequence ATGATCCAAATCAGTGAAGTACTGATCATCGGCCCAAAGGTTGCTCTAGCTGAGCTTGGCACGATTCTTGTAGAAGAGCGATTGGCTGCCTCATGTCATCTCCCTACCGAAGTTGATTCGCTCTACTGGTGGGAGGGAACCATTCAGCGTAACAACGAGGTTCGTCTAACTCTACATACACGTACCGCACTAGTGGATTTGATCGCACAGAGAACCCGACAGGTCCACCCGTACGAGCTTCCAAGCGTCACTCACTACGAGCTTCACACGACAGATAATAAGTATCGACAGTGGATAGCTGAGTCCACAAAAGAATTCTAG
- a CDS encoding ATP-binding protein: MTDYLQRLIDPVMTELVADLPAIMVVGPRACGKTTTARQFSRTIFELSVPATAEAFNTDPDAILRGSAEPILIDEWQEVPTVLGAVKRSVDADAGEGRFLLTGSVNARLTSQTWAGTGRVVPVHATPMSERELEGKQHHSSFIDVIAREGAGALQAPSTSLDLRDYLERAIRGGFPEPALRYRRRARERWYGGYWDQIYSRDAVSGNSDRDPDRVRRFVHAFALNSGSTVELLKLAQAAELSRNTAQDYEQLLKNLFLVETIPAWTQRRLKRLAKAPKRLITDSGLLAAALNLDMDTIVRDGKLVGQVLETFVIAQWRAELEASELSPRLYHLRQQQGRHEVDLIVELPGDRIIAVEIKADSAPNRKAAYHLEWLASEIGDRFEAGVVLHTGPHAFPLGDKIHAVPISALWQ; this comes from the coding sequence ATGACCGACTACTTGCAGCGTCTCATCGATCCCGTAATGACTGAACTGGTTGCCGACTTGCCCGCCATCATGGTTGTAGGCCCACGTGCGTGCGGAAAGACCACGACTGCACGGCAGTTCTCTCGAACGATATTTGAACTATCGGTTCCGGCTACTGCGGAAGCGTTCAACACCGATCCGGATGCCATTTTGCGGGGATCGGCGGAACCGATTCTTATCGACGAGTGGCAAGAGGTCCCCACTGTGCTTGGAGCGGTTAAACGCTCAGTAGATGCAGATGCGGGCGAAGGCCGTTTCCTACTTACCGGATCAGTCAATGCTCGGCTGACGTCACAGACTTGGGCCGGAACGGGACGTGTCGTTCCTGTACACGCCACACCGATGTCGGAGCGGGAACTAGAAGGAAAACAGCACCACTCATCATTCATTGATGTAATAGCGCGTGAAGGGGCCGGAGCTCTGCAGGCTCCTTCCACGTCGCTGGACCTGCGAGACTATCTTGAGCGCGCAATAAGGGGTGGATTTCCTGAACCGGCACTTCGTTATCGACGTAGAGCGAGGGAACGATGGTATGGAGGATACTGGGACCAGATCTACTCCCGTGACGCCGTTTCGGGTAATAGCGACCGCGATCCAGACCGTGTGCGCCGATTCGTGCATGCTTTCGCGCTCAACAGTGGTTCGACCGTGGAACTCCTTAAACTGGCGCAAGCCGCCGAGTTGTCTAGAAACACTGCCCAAGACTATGAACAGCTTCTGAAGAATCTCTTTCTCGTGGAGACGATTCCCGCCTGGACACAACGTCGACTCAAGAGGTTGGCCAAGGCTCCCAAACGTCTCATCACCGACTCCGGGCTACTTGCTGCAGCGCTGAACCTGGATATGGATACGATCGTCCGCGATGGGAAACTGGTGGGGCAGGTTCTCGAGACGTTCGTAATAGCCCAATGGCGCGCTGAGCTCGAGGCCTCGGAATTGTCTCCCCGCCTCTACCACCTCCGGCAGCAGCAAGGCCGTCATGAGGTTGATCTTATAGTTGAGCTTCCCGGAGATCGAATCATCGCTGTAGAGATCAAGGCCGACTCCGCACCAAACCGTAAAGCTGCTTATCACCTTGAATGGCTTGCTTCGGAAATCGGGGACCGCTTTGAAGCCGGGGTCGTACTTCATACGGGTCCACATGCATTCCCTCTAGGCGACAAGATTCATGCGGTCCCGATCAGTGCCCTGTGGCAGTGA
- a CDS encoding helix-turn-helix transcriptional regulator yields MIVRVKGIYSLFQENSGSSAGKHQRPGEMEEVEVEMADVIRQRRSELGLSQSELARLAGIDGRQIRRYEAGDSHPSLPAAVKIAQILGITTDELAGLDEPHRIDLSGDWWASWQTSKDFEEVITAQEVRVTQTGDDLKIRTTTRGIAVEDGGYHWNGEFALWGNEVLLGWYTANDGAVRSKGTFYFTVHPHGAYLLGRWVGMSYDGKIRTGWGAIGKSEEEARNLIQKLKVENAEDDPNQ; encoded by the coding sequence ATGATAGTCCGCGTCAAGGGCATATATAGCCTTTTTCAAGAAAATTCGGGTAGCTCCGCAGGAAAGCACCAACGTCCTGGCGAAATGGAGGAAGTTGAAGTGGAAATGGCCGACGTGATCCGGCAGCGCCGGAGTGAACTCGGCCTGTCGCAGTCTGAACTGGCAAGGCTCGCTGGTATTGACGGACGACAGATCCGTAGGTATGAAGCCGGGGACTCACACCCATCACTTCCCGCCGCTGTAAAAATCGCTCAAATTCTTGGCATTACAACAGACGAGCTCGCTGGACTGGATGAACCCCACAGGATCGACCTGTCAGGCGATTGGTGGGCCAGCTGGCAGACCTCTAAGGACTTTGAAGAGGTCATTACTGCCCAAGAGGTTCGAGTTACTCAAACCGGTGACGACCTTAAAATCCGAACCACCACTAGAGGTATTGCCGTTGAAGACGGTGGATACCACTGGAATGGCGAGTTCGCACTTTGGGGAAATGAAGTCCTACTGGGTTGGTACACCGCTAATGATGGTGCAGTCCGGTCGAAGGGAACCTTCTATTTCACTGTCCATCCACACGGTGCTTACCTACTCGGTCGTTGGGTTGGGATGAGCTATGACGGCAAAATTCGTACCGGTTGGGGAGCCATCGGCAAGTCAGAGGAAGAAGCCCGAAATCTGATCCAGAAACTCAAGGTAGAGAACGCCGAAGATGATCCAAATCAGTGA